GATGCGTATCTACCGGCTCGGCAGCGACTCGGACCCGGGCATCGAGCAGCGCATCGAGTGGCAGGACCCGACGTCCGGGCAGATCTACTACGCCCGCACGTACGGAATGGAGTGCCTCTTCGGGGCCGGCAAGAACAGGGCGGCCTGCGAGGACTCCGGCGGCAGGTGGGTGCAGAAGGGCATCGCGGCCCGCGTGCTCGAGTACGCCAACTTCCTCACCGCGAAGGGCTACCAGCTCGACCCGAGGCACGAGGCGCAGCCGGGCAACCCGGCGGACAGCATCCCTGCGGATCCCGCGTACGTCGGCGACTACGGCCCCGGCTTCAACAAGTACGGTCGCGCGATGATCACGTACCACCCGGACGGCACCGCGATCATCATCCCGGATCCGGCGATCAAGGACGTTCCCGCGGTCGGCGACCTCAAGGAGGTGCCGCCGTGCGATCAGAACGTCAACGCGAACTGCACCCAGCTCACCATCTACAAGAACCACTACGCGTACGAGCTGAAGGGCTACAAGTCGGTGCCTGACTACCTGCTCAAGATGATGGCCCAGTTCGGCCTCGCCGACCCGGAGCAGCTGGGCATCTTCCCCGACTGATCCGCGCCTCCCCGCGCCGGGGCCCCGCGCCGGGGCCCCGCGCTCCTCTCTTCTTCGCCTCTCCCCTCCTCTCCCCTCCTAGGCGTTAACCAAGCTTCGCGCCGCGTTCTCCCACCATCCGAACGTTTACGTGGTCGTGAACGTTTACGTGGTCGTGGTCGTGAACGTGGTCGTGGTCGTGGTCGTGGTCGTCAACGTCAGGCCGTGAACGACCACGACCACGACCACGACCACGACCACGACCACGATTACGATTACGTAAACGTTCACGTTGGTGACGCCCTGCGCGGCGCCGGACGGCCGCGAACCTCCGGCCCGAGCTCGCCTTGCCGAGCCCGCCCTGCTGCCGTTGGAGGTCGCGCGGGCGCCAGGGCGGCACTACGCTCGCCATGGCGCCGCGCGCGCCGCGGCATGATCCCTTCCCCCGCCCTCCACGCCATCGCCCCGGCCCAGCGCTCGGACGCGCGGGCCTTCGCGATCTACCTCATCGAGCATGTGGCCGAGTCCGGTCGCCGCGGAGTGCCCCATTTCGCCGTCGCGACGTCGCTCAGCCGCGACGAGGTCGAGCACAGCGCGCGCGACCGCTGGGGCAAGGCGCTCGACGAGCCGCTCTGGGGGCGGGCCTGGCTGCTCCGGTCGAGCGAGCCGCGGGCGCGCGTCATCGGGCACATCGAGCTGCGCGGCGGCCGCGTCTGGTCCGAGGGCCACCGCGCCGTCGTCGCGATGGGCATCCTCGGCCCCCACACAGGGCAGGGCCACGGCCGGCGCCTGCTCGAGACCGCGATCGCCTGGGCCCGCGACGAGGCGGGCCTCGAGTACCTCGACCTCGGCGTCTTCGCCAACAACGAGCGCGCCAGGCGGCTCTACGCGGGGATGGGGTTCGTCCCGATCGGCACCCGGGAAGACGCGTTCCGGGTCGACGGCGCCATCCTGGATGACATCCAGATGACCCTCGCGCTCCGCTCTCCCGACCCGCGCGCGGTCGCCCCGCCGGAGCGCTGAGCCGCGGCCCGGGCGGCCCCCGGGGCCCGCCCGCGGCCGGCCCGTGCCCCGCACGAGCGCTGGACGCGCGCTGGAGGGTACCCGCCGCGGCGCAGATGCGTCATGAGGACAACGCCGTCCAGGCGCCCGTCCAGAGGCCCGGCCGTCGCCGGCCCGGATCGCCGGCGGCCGTCACCGCAGTCCATCGCCACCGAAAGCCACCATGCGCCGCTCGCCGCTCTTGCCGATCTTCCTGACCGTCTTCGTCGACGTCCTCGGCCTCACGCTCGTCCTCCCTCTCCTCCCGTTCTACGCCGAGCACTTCGGCGCCAGCGAGCTCGTGGTCGGCGTGCTCGCGGCGAGCTACGCGGTCTGCCAGCTCGTCTCCGGGCCGATCCTGGGCCGGATCTCCGACCGGGTGGGCCGCAAGCCGACGCTGCTCGCGAGCCAGACCGGCACGTTCATCGGGTTCCTGGTGCTCGGCTCGGCGAGCTCGCTCTGGATGCTCTTCCTCGGGAGGATCATCGACGGGCTCACGGCCGGGAACCTGACGATCGCGCAGGCGTACATCAGCGACGTGACCCGGCCCGAGGAGCGCACCAAGGCGTTCGGCCTGATCGGCATCGCCTTCGGCTCCGGGTTCCTTCTCGGCCCGGCCATCACGGGGGAGCTCGCGAGCCGCTTCGGCTACGGCGCGCCGGCGTACGGCGCGGCCGCGCTGTCGCTCCTGTCGGTCCTCCTCACGGCCACGCTGCTCCCCGCGAAGCCGCCCTTGCCCGCGGCCCAGGAAGGGGCGGCCGCCGGGGCGGCCCGGCCGGCGTCGATGCGCCGCGGGGACGCCTTCCGCCGGTACTTCGACCGGCCGCTCCCGCGCCGCCGGCTGCTCGAGTTCTTCGCCTTCTCCCTCTCCTTCTCGACGCTCATCGGCGGCCTGGCGCTCTTCCTCGAGCGGCGCTTCGCGTTCGGCGTCAAGGAGACGGGCTACCTCTATGCCTTCTCCGGGCTCATCGGCGGCAGCATCCAGGGCGGCCTGATCGGCCGGCTGGCGAAGCGGTACGGCGAGGAGCGGCTCGCGCTGCTCGGATTCGGCGCGATGGTGGTCGGCTACGGCCTGCTCGGCGTCGCGTACACCCTGCCCGTGCTGCTCACGCTCGTGGGGATCGCCGCGTTCGGCGCGGCGGTGGTGCGGCCGGCCGTCACCACGCTCCTCACGAAGAGCGTCGGCCGCGACGAGCAGGGCGCGGCGCTCGGCGTGAGCCAGTCGCTCGCGAGCATCTCGCAGATCATCGGCCCCATCGGCGCCGGCTGGCTGATCGAGCACCGCGCGCTCGCGGCGTACGGCCTGATGGCGGCGAGCTTCGCCGCCCTAGGCGTCCTCCTAGGCCTCCAGAAGATCCCCGTCGGCGAGCCCATCGAGCTCTGAGCGGGCCGCTCTAGGCGCGCGCGCCCTTTACGAAGGGGAGCAGGGCGTCGACGAGCGGCGGCGTGGCGTCGTCGAGCCGACGGGGGTTGTGCCAGGCGAACGGCTCGATGAGGCGCGACGGCCGGAGGCCGAGCTTGCCGCGCGAGCACTCCACGAGGAGCGACAGCGCCCCGTGGCGATCGTGGAGCCAGTCGATCTCCAGGCCCGCCTTGCGGACGCCCCAGGCGAAGCGGACGTAAGACATGGCGCGGTACGGCCTGCGGTCCGCGGCGCGCGCGACGCGCAGCGCGAAGGCGCGGTGCTCGGCGGCGTCGGCCACGGGCCAGAGGCTGTGCGCCGGCGGGTACAGCACGGCGCCGCCGGCGCTGTGCAGCGACAGGGCGCGGTCGATCCGGCGCGAAGACAGCGCGTGCGCGATGGCCTCCACCTCCGGCTCGCTGGCGGGGCGGCTGCCGGGCGAGAAGAGGAGCCCGATGAAGCGCTGGATGAGGCCGCGCTCGTACCATCCGGCGTCGAAGTTCCGGTTCAGGTCGACGCCCCGGGCATTGCCCCGCACGTAGCGGTGTCGCCCGGCGCGGAGGTTCATCTCGACGCGGAGGAGCCCGTCCGGGTTCACGATCGGGACGGCGAGGATCGACCGGCCGCCGAGGTCCTGGGTCGCGAGGCGATCGAGCAGCGCGAGGTGGGCCTCGATGCCGATCCACTCGAGGGGGTGGATCCCGGACAGGATCACCGTCGTCCGCACGCGCTCGCGCGACCCGGCTCCCGTCGAGGGGCGCAGGCTGGCGCGCTCAGCGCGCTCGGCCAGCGAAGCGATGGCGGCGTCGCTCGACGCCGGATCGTCCGCGCCGCCCGGCGCGCGGCTGCCATCGGCATCCGCATCGGCAGCCGGCGTACCACTGAGATGGAGATCGGGATCGAGCGGGCGGAGCGAGACGCCGTTCGCGACGCTCCCTCCTCCGTGGCCGCTCGGCGCCAGGCGGCCCGCGGCTTGCTTCTCGGCGCGCGCAGCGGGCAGGCTGGCTGCGCCGAGATGAACGGCGAGCAGCGGCTCGCCCCGGATCGAGCGCCCGATCAGCGTGACCTGCGCTCCGCGGTCGGCGAGCCGGTCGATCGCTTCCAGGAGCTCGCCGTACCCGCGGTAGGGACCGAGCCCTCGGCGAGCGAGCAGACGGGAGAGCGGCGCGCGTCGGTGTACAAAGAGGGCCGCCCTCAGGGCAGCCAGGCCTTGCTCTTCCGACGCCTGATCGGACTTCGGCATGCAGGGCTCACCTTTACCCTAGATGGCACGAACTATAGACCACCGGCCGCGCATTCGTGCGATCCGGACCAGGTCAAACCAGGGATTACCGTGGCAGCGGGCGCGCATATGGAATTCGACGGCAGCGGGTGGGCGGAAGGACGTATCGAGCTGCTCCCTCCGAGCGAGGGATGGTCGCTGCTGTCACCGGAGCCCGAGGCGAGGATCGACGAGCACCGCTGGGCGCATCAGGCGCGCGTCTTCTTCGGAGCGGAGCTCACGCTCGTGCAGAAGAAGGCGTACCCGTCGGGGACCACGCCGATGACCGACGCCGTCGAGGTGGACATCGGGCGCACCTCCTCTTCTTCGTCTTCCACGCCGCGCGCGGCGAGCCGCGTGCTCGTCATGACGGTGCCGCTGGATCGTGCGCCGCTCGTGCGCGCGGCGGCCGCGGCGGGGGTGCGGGCGATCGGCGGGCGCGGGTTCGACGCGCTGCTCGCGCGGGCGCGGCGGGTCTGGCAGGTGCGAGAGCCGCCGATCGCCGGCGACGACGCGCGAGCGCCGCTGGTCGTCACCGCGGTGCTCGCGGCGGTGCTGCTCGCGCCCGTGGTGCCGCCCGGCGAAGCGACGATCTTCGGGGTGAAGGGGGCCAGGGAGCGGCTGCAGCGGCTCGGCTGGTGACGGGGCGGCGCGGCGCTCGTTCGACCGGGCGGGCCCCTGCGATGCGGCGAGGCGATCACGGCTCCGCGCGCTCACCGCGCGGCGCGGCGGGCCGCGAGCCCGAGCGCGACGAGCGTCGCGACGTACGGCAGGAGCTGCACCAGATCGCCCGCGCGCGACGCCCCCCGCGCCGCGGACTGGAGCGCGATCTGCAGCGCCTCCAGCGCGCCGAACAGGAGGCACGCGAGCGCCGCGCGGCCGGCGCGGAGGCCGCTCACGACGACGGCCGCGAGCGCGATGAAGCCGCGGCCGTTCGACATGCCGGAGTCGAAGCGGCGCTGGTCGTACGCGAGGTGCGCGCCGCCGATCGCGCAGATCGCGCCGGACAGCGCGAGCGCGGCGCAGCGGACGCGGGTCACGGGGACGCCCGCGGCCGCGGCCGCGGCCGGGTTCTCGCCCGCGGCGCGCACCCGGAGCCCGAAGCGGGTGCGGGCGATCCAGAGCGGCGTCGCCGCGATCGCGAGCGCCGCCGCGATCGAGACCGGATCGAGGAGCACGCGCGCGAGCAGCGCCGCGCCGCTCTTCCCGGTCGGGCCGGCGCGGAAGCCCTCGATCGAGGGGGAGCTCGAGGCGCTGTCGTACAGCCCGCGCAGGAGGAGGCGCGTCCCGGCGTAGGCGAGCAGGTTCATCGCGATGCCGCTGACGACGGGGTCCACGCGGGCGCGCTCGACGAGCAGGGCGTGGCCGAGCGAGAGGGCGGCGCCCGCGGCGATCGCGGCAGCGAGGCCCGTGGCCGCGCTTCCAGTCGCGTGGGCGACCGCCACCGAGGTGAACGCGGCGGCGAGCAGCACCCCCTCCAGGCCGATCTGGACGATGCCCGAGCGCTCCGCCCAGATGCCGCCGATCGCCGCGCAGGCGTACGGCGCGGCGATCCGCAGCGTCTCGGCGAACATCACCAGGGCGGAGGCGCTCACGGAGGCGCCTCCCCGGAGCGGCCCCCGCGCGCCGTGGCGGAGGCGACGAGGACGATGGCCAGCGCCTCCAGCACGTCCATCGCCTCCTTCGGCACGCGCGCGTTGATGGCGAGGCCGGCCTGATTGAGGGTGCCGAAGAGCACGGCGGCAAGGACGAGCCCGAGCGGCGTCCCGCGGCCGAGCAGCGCGACCGGGATGCCGGCGTAGCCCGCGCCCGCGCCGAGGCCGACCTCGTAGTACCCCTTGTAGCCGAGCGTCGTCGCGGTCATGGCGGCGCCCGCCACGGCGCCGGCGGCGAGCATCGCCTCGAGGCGCCGGCGCGGCACGTCGATGCCCTCCGCGCGCGCGACCTCGGCGCCCTGCCCCACGAAGCGCGCCTCGCGGCCCGCGCGGCTCCGCGACAGCGCGCGGTGCGCCGCGAACGCGAGCGCCACCGCGAGGAGGAAGGCGACGCTCACGGCGCTGCCGTGCAGCGCGGGGACGAGGCGCTCGAGCCGGGGCAGCCTCGCCGCGGGGATCGCGTCCGCGGTGCGCATCGCGGCCCTGCTGAAGACCGACGCGAGCAGCCACGGCGCGAGCACGTCGGCGATGCGGTTCATCATGATCCCGCTGATGATCTCGTGGGCCCCGAGGCGCGCGCGCAGGACCGCCGGGACGAGCGCGACGGCGGCGCCCGTGGCCACGGCGCACGCGATCGACGCCGGGACGGCGACGAGCCACGGCGTGCGCGCAGGGAGCTCGGCCGCGACCACGGCGCCCGCGAGGCTCGCCATCGTCACCTGCCCCTCGGCGCCGATGTTGAAGAGGCCCGCGCGGAGCGCGATCGAGAAGGAGAGCCCGGTGAAGAGCAGCGGGGTCGCCTTGAAGAGCACCTGGCCGACGCCGTACGGGGTGCCCCACGTGCCCTCGAAGGCGCGGCGCAGCGTCGACACGGGCGCCTCGCCGAAGCCGAACGAGATGAGGTTCAGGGCGAGGAGGATGCCCCCGAGCACGAGCGCCGCGGGGAGGGCGGCCCCCTGGAGGTCGCGCAGGCGGCGCCGCCAGCGCGCGGGGCCGGGCCGCTCGCCGGCCGGGCTCACGCCGCCTCCACGCCGAGCATCGCGCGCCCGATCTGCTCGTCGGAGCACGCGGGCGGGAGCGTCGCGACGATCCTGCCCTTGCGCATCACGAAGATCCGGTGGCAGAGCCGCCGGAGCTCGCCGAGATCCGCGCTGATCACGAGGACCGCGAGCCCCGCCCTGGCGGCCTCGGCGATGGCACCATGGATCACGGCGGCGGCGCCGACGTCGACGCCCCGGGTCGGCTGGGCGAGGATCGCGGCCGCGCGGCGCGGCGCCCGGGTGGCCTCGCCCGGCCCGGGCGCGGCCTCGCCCGGGCCGGGCGCCGCCGGCGCGACGCGATCGAGCGCCCGCGCGACGACGATCTTCTGCTGGTTGCCGCCGGAGAGCTCGCCCGCGAGGCGGGACGGATCGGGCGGCACGACGCCGAAGCGGGCGATGCGGCGCGCGATGAGGGCCGCCTCGGCGTCGCGCCCCCGGGCGCCGCGCGGCAGCGCGGCGAGGTCGCCGAGGACGAGGTTGTCGCCGACCGACGCGTCGAGGAGCAGCCCCTCGGCGTGGCGATCCTCGTGGACCACGCCGAGGCAGGCCCGGCGCGCGGCGATGCCCCACGAGGAGAGCTCGACCCCGAAGGCGGTGACGCGGCCGGCCGCGCGCGGCTCCATCCCGGCGAGGGCGCGCACGAGCTCGCGCTGGCCGTTGCCCTCGACGCCCGCCACGCCGGCGATCTCCCCTGCGCGCACCGTGAGGGTCACGCCGTCGAGCAGGCGCTGGCCGCCGGCGCCGGCCACGGTCAGCCCCGCGATCTCGAGCGCCGCGGGCGCGTCTTCTGGCAGCGGCGGCCGCTCGACCCGAGGCGGCGGCTCGCCGCCCATGATCGCGCGGGTGAGCTCTCCCTCGGCATCCGTGGACCAGCCGATCGTGGGCCGCGAGAGCACCACCTGCCCGCGGCGCATCACGGTGACGTGGTCCGCGAACCGGATCACCTCGTCGAGCCGGTGGGTCACGACCGCGACCGTGTGGCCCTCGCGCACGAGGCGCCGGAGGGTCGCATACAGCGCGTCGGCCTCCAGCGGGGAGAGCACGGCCGTCGGCTCGTCGAGCAGGATCGCCCGGGCGCCGCGGTAGAGCACCCGCAGGATCTCGAGCTTCTGCCGTTCGCCCACGGTGAGCGACGAGGTGATGGCGTCGAGCGGGATCTCGAGCCCCGCGGCCTGCATGAGCGCGCCGGCGCGGGCGCGGGCGCCAGCGAGGTCGATCCGCCCGCCTCGGAGCACGGGCTCGCAGCCGAGCACGACGTTCTCGAGGGCAAGGAAGCTCCCGACGAGCATGAAGTGCTGGTGGACCATGCCCACGCCGCGGCGGGCGGCCTCGGCGGGCGTCGCCGGCCGGAGCGCGGCGCCGTCGACGCGGACGATGCCGGCGTCGGGCGCGAGCACGCCGGCCGAGAGCTTGAGGAGCGTGGACTTGCCGGCGCCGTTCTCGCCGATGATCGCGTGGAGCGCGCCGGGCGCGAGGTGGAGCGAGGCGGCGCGCACCGCGATCTGCGCGCCGAAGCTGCGGCTCACGCGGTCGAGCTCGATCGCCGCGCCGCCGTGGGCGAGCGGCGAGGGCATTGCAGGAACGGGCGGCGCGGGCATCCCGGGGGCCGGCGGCGCCGTCATGAAGCGGGGCTCCGCGGCGAGGGCGGTCGAGCGAGGGCGGGGCGGCGCTGGGCGACCACGCCGGGGATCAAGCGGCCCGACCTGTCGTGGCGCCAGTCGCGCCGGCGCTCCTTGGGCGTCCGGGCTCGCCGGAGGGGCGCCGCCGAGGACGGCGCGGCGCGCCCGCCCTCGGCCGCCTGGCGAGGGAGATCTCGCGCGGCGCTCTGAGGTGCCTGCTCGTCGGGCGCCTGTACTAGCGTGCGCGCCCGTGCGCTCCCGCTTCCCGCTCGTGGCCGCCCTGTTCTTCGTCTCCGGCGCGACCGGCCTCCTCTACGAGGTCGCCTTCTCCAAGCTGCTCGCCTACGTCTTCGGCGCCACCGCGTATGCCGTGAGCACGGTCCTCGCCGCCTTCATGGGCGGCCTCGCCCTCGGCGCGCACCTCGGCGGCCGCCACGCCGCGTCCGCGCGCCGCCCGCTCGTCGTCTACGGCGCGCTCGAGGCGATCGTCGGCGCGATCTGCGCCGTCTCGCCGTTCCTGTTCGAGGCGCTGACCTCGGCCTACGTCGCCGTCGCCCGCGCCGCGCCCGACTCGCTCGCGCTGCTCACCGCGGCGCGCGCCGCGCTGACCGCGC
The DNA window shown above is from Sorangium aterium and carries:
- a CDS encoding ABC transporter ATP-binding protein, with translation MTAPPAPGMPAPPVPAMPSPLAHGGAAIELDRVSRSFGAQIAVRAASLHLAPGALHAIIGENGAGKSTLLKLSAGVLAPDAGIVRVDGAALRPATPAEAARRGVGMVHQHFMLVGSFLALENVVLGCEPVLRGGRIDLAGARARAGALMQAAGLEIPLDAITSSLTVGERQKLEILRVLYRGARAILLDEPTAVLSPLEADALYATLRRLVREGHTVAVVTHRLDEVIRFADHVTVMRRGQVVLSRPTIGWSTDAEGELTRAIMGGEPPPRVERPPLPEDAPAALEIAGLTVAGAGGQRLLDGVTLTVRAGEIAGVAGVEGNGQRELVRALAGMEPRAAGRVTAFGVELSSWGIAARRACLGVVHEDRHAEGLLLDASVGDNLVLGDLAALPRGARGRDAEAALIARRIARFGVVPPDPSRLAGELSGGNQQKIVVARALDRVAPAAPGPGEAAPGPGEATRAPRRAAAILAQPTRGVDVGAAAVIHGAIAEAARAGLAVLVISADLGELRRLCHRIFVMRKGRIVATLPPACSDEQIGRAMLGVEAA
- a CDS encoding ABC transporter permease is translated as MSPAGERPGPARWRRRLRDLQGAALPAALVLGGILLALNLISFGFGEAPVSTLRRAFEGTWGTPYGVGQVLFKATPLLFTGLSFSIALRAGLFNIGAEGQVTMASLAGAVVAAELPARTPWLVAVPASIACAVATGAAVALVPAVLRARLGAHEIISGIMMNRIADVLAPWLLASVFSRAAMRTADAIPAARLPRLERLVPALHGSAVSVAFLLAVALAFAAHRALSRSRAGREARFVGQGAEVARAEGIDVPRRRLEAMLAAGAVAGAAMTATTLGYKGYYEVGLGAGAGYAGIPVALLGRGTPLGLVLAAVLFGTLNQAGLAINARVPKEAMDVLEALAIVLVASATARGGRSGEAPP
- a CDS encoding M14 family metallopeptidase, coding for MPKSDQASEEQGLAALRAALFVHRRAPLSRLLARRGLGPYRGYGELLEAIDRLADRGAQVTLIGRSIRGEPLLAVHLGAASLPAARAEKQAAGRLAPSGHGGGSVANGVSLRPLDPDLHLSGTPAADADADGSRAPGGADDPASSDAAIASLAERAERASLRPSTGAGSRERVRTTVILSGIHPLEWIGIEAHLALLDRLATQDLGGRSILAVPIVNPDGLLRVEMNLRAGRHRYVRGNARGVDLNRNFDAGWYERGLIQRFIGLLFSPGSRPASEPEVEAIAHALSSRRIDRALSLHSAGGAVLYPPAHSLWPVADAAEHRAFALRVARAADRRPYRAMSYVRFAWGVRKAGLEIDWLHDRHGALSLLVECSRGKLGLRPSRLIEPFAWHNPRRLDDATPPLVDALLPFVKGARA
- a CDS encoding GNAT family N-acetyltransferase, with the translated sequence MIPSPALHAIAPAQRSDARAFAIYLIEHVAESGRRGVPHFAVATSLSRDEVEHSARDRWGKALDEPLWGRAWLLRSSEPRARVIGHIELRGGRVWSEGHRAVVAMGILGPHTGQGHGRRLLETAIAWARDEAGLEYLDLGVFANNERARRLYAGMGFVPIGTREDAFRVDGAILDDIQMTLALRSPDPRAVAPPER
- a CDS encoding MFS transporter, with protein sequence MRRSPLLPIFLTVFVDVLGLTLVLPLLPFYAEHFGASELVVGVLAASYAVCQLVSGPILGRISDRVGRKPTLLASQTGTFIGFLVLGSASSLWMLFLGRIIDGLTAGNLTIAQAYISDVTRPEERTKAFGLIGIAFGSGFLLGPAITGELASRFGYGAPAYGAAALSLLSVLLTATLLPAKPPLPAAQEGAAAGAARPASMRRGDAFRRYFDRPLPRRRLLEFFAFSLSFSTLIGGLALFLERRFAFGVKETGYLYAFSGLIGGSIQGGLIGRLAKRYGEERLALLGFGAMVVGYGLLGVAYTLPVLLTLVGIAAFGAAVVRPAVTTLLTKSVGRDEQGAALGVSQSLASISQIIGPIGAGWLIEHRALAAYGLMAASFAALGVLLGLQKIPVGEPIEL
- a CDS encoding ABC transporter permease, giving the protein MSASALVMFAETLRIAAPYACAAIGGIWAERSGIVQIGLEGVLLAAAFTSVAVAHATGSAATGLAAAIAAGAALSLGHALLVERARVDPVVSGIAMNLLAYAGTRLLLRGLYDSASSSPSIEGFRAGPTGKSGAALLARVLLDPVSIAAALAIAATPLWIARTRFGLRVRAAGENPAAAAAAGVPVTRVRCAALALSGAICAIGGAHLAYDQRRFDSGMSNGRGFIALAAVVVSGLRAGRAALACLLFGALEALQIALQSAARGASRAGDLVQLLPYVATLVALGLAARRAAR